The Arthrobacter zhaoxinii sequence CGATGCCCAGTTCATGGCCGCGCCGGAGATCCTGAGGCGACTTTCCGTCGACAAGGACTTCCCCGGTGGTCGGTGTTTCCAACCCGGCCAGGATCCGCAGCACGGTGGATTTTCCGCAGCCGGAGGGACCCAGCAGGGAAATGAAGGAGCCGCGGTCGGTGACGAGGTTGGTTTCCGTTAGGGCAGTCACCTCTTTCCGCCCCGATCCGAACGTCTTGCCAAGGTTCGTTATCCGGATTCCCGTACCGCTGCCCGGCCGGGCAGCTTCCCCGGGTGCTGCTGTGCCCGGGGAAGCAGGGGCCAGGGTGTGGTCGGACTGCATCTACTTCAGCTCCGGGTTTTCCTCGTACACCTCGGCCAGGAGGCTCATATCGAACACCTGCTCGGCGGTGAGGTCATATCCGGCCAGTTTCAGGATCTCCAGGTTCTCCTCGATCAGTGAGTCCGAGATGGTGAACAATCCGTTGGCCTCGGTGTCCGCCGAGACAACAAGCTTGGTGTTCTGTTCCTCGGCCTGCCGGATTTCCTTCGCCGTGTCCAGGTTCAGGTCCGTGCCGTATACCTCGACGGCCAGCCGTGCGGACTCTTCGGGGTCAGCGACGGCGTCCTTCCATCCCTGTGCGGTCGCCTTCAGGAATGCCTTCAGTTCCTCCCGGCGGGTTTCAATGGCTTCGTCGGTGGTCACGAAGCTCTCCGCGATGAACGGGAGGCCGTTGTCGGCGAATGGCAGTACGGCAGTCTGGTGCCCGGCCTGCTCCAGCGTCAGCACTTCATTGGTGAGGTAGCCGAAAAATCCATCCACATCGCCGTTGACCAGCGGCTGCGGGTCATACTGCACCGGGACCTTTTCCACGGACCCGGGATCGATCCCGTTGACCTCCAGCAGGGCGTCAAACAGTGTTTCGTTGACGCCGGCCTGCACTCCGATCCGTTTGCCGGCGAGGTCCTCCGGCGTGGTGATGGGCAGGGAATCCAGGGAGATGATGACGAACGGGTTCTTCTGATAGGTGGTGCCGATGATTTTCAGCGGCGCGTCCTGCTCCGCGATGACCGGGGCCACCCCCATGGGGCTGGAGGTTCCCACCAGGGCGCCCCCGGAGAGAACCATGGTTTCGGTCGAGGTGCCGCCGGGACCGCCTGCTATGAGGTTCACCTCGGAGAAGCCTGCATCGGCGTAATAGCCCTTCTCCTCGGCGAAGTACTCACCGGCGAATTCGGCGTTCTTGATCCAGGACAGGTTCACGTCCAGGGTGTCGTACTCCGCGTCCCCGGCGTCGTCGGCGGATCCGCCGCAGGCGGTGACCATCAGAAGGCTGGACGCGGCGAGTACGCCGAGCAGGATTCGTGCATTCGCGGTGCGTTCGCGCAGCCGGGGCAGGACGTTCATGGGTACCGCTTTCAGTAGGTGCGGGGTGATGAATCCCGAGCCTAGGAACGCTTTGTTTCTGCGGCGGACACCCCCTGTTACGGTGCGGTATCGGTCCGTTACGGTGCCGTAAACTCCCTCTCCTCCGCTGGCCCCAACGGGATCCCGGCGTTACACCAGCAGCTCGTCGACGTCGGCCCACACGTCGGACGGCCGGACCTCGGCCACAAACGAGTCATCATGTTCACACCGCTCCGCCGTCCAGCCCACCTGCGTCACATCAACCTTGCAGACGGGACACGCTGACACCCAGGACATGTGCACCCGGTGCCGGGCACGGCCGATCGCCCCGGCGTTGACGACGTTGCCGAACCAGTAGATCCCCACGGTGGCGGCCCCGACCGCCTGCGCCAAGTGTCGGGGGCCGCTGTCGTTGCCCACCATCACCGCGCTGGCCTGCAGCAGGGCCGCGAGCGCACCGATGCCCAGCTCACCGGCCAGTGACCGCACGGGTGCCGCCGGCCCGGCGTCGGCGAGCGCAAGGTCCACAACCTGCTGCGCAAGGCCCCGGTCGGCGTCGTCACCCACCACCACTACCTGACAGTCCCGGGCAGCGGCACGCACCGCCACTTCCGCGAAGTACGACGCCGGCCACCGCCGCCGCGGGTCCGTGGCCCCGGGGTGCAGGGTCACCAGGCTCCGGTCCGGCATCACCAGGGCCCGTGCCGCTGCGGCCTCTTCGGCGAGGACCGGAAGCTGCCCCTCCAGACTGACGGGAGCAGCGCCGGCCAGACCCGCCACCTCCAGGGCACGGAAGACCTCGTGCTGGTAGTAGATGTAGGGGATGCACCGGTCCAGGGCGGCGGCATCGGGGGTCCGGGTGCCCACGGTGTGCCGGGCCCCCAGGCCGAGCAGAAAGGGATTGGAATTCCGGCCGCCGCCGTGCACCTGGACGGCCAGGTCGAACCGCTCCAGCCGCATCCGGGCCAGGAACTCCTGCACGGCCTGCGGGTCCTCGGGTCCGGCGGCGATCCCGGGAGCTGCGGGCAGGACCTCCACCCGGTGCACCGGCCCCGGGCGTCCCGTCAGCAGGGCGGCATGCAGTGCCGTGCCCAGCAGTGTGACGGACGCGGACGGATACGCGGCGGAGAGCGCTTCGATGGCGGGCAGGGAGAACATCAGATCCCCCAGACCTCCGCCGCGCAGGACGGCAATCTTCCCTACGTCGGGAAACCGGGGTCCCATCGGCCCAACCCCGCGCCGCATTCCGTGCTGCTGCTCGAACCCCTGCTGTCCGGGAGGAAAGGCCTGCATCATCGGTGTCCTTCGGTCGCTGCACCGTGGCCGGTGCTGGCCCCCACCCTAGGGGCCGCTGCCGCAGCGTCACAGGGTGAAGGTCAGTCCTCCGGCAGTTTGGATGCAAGGATGCCGCGGATATAGTCGCGGTTCATTCCCGAAACCGTGAGCCCGTCGCCGCCGTAGTGCTCCACGCACATGGGACCGTCGAAGCCGGCGTCCAGGGCCATTCCGATTGCCTCCCGGTAGTTGATGAACCCGAGCGCCAAAGGTGCGGGGGAAGAGGCGTAGGACCCGGTGGCGGGGTCGTAATCACGGAAGTAGTTCTTCAACTGCCAGTAATTGGTGTGGGGCAGCATCTTGGCCAGCATCGCGCGCCAGTCCTCGACCTCGCGGTGCAGACGGACAATGTTGCCGATATCCGGACACAGTCCCACGTTCGGCAGATCCACGGCGGTCACAAGCTGCACGGAACTGTCAGCCGTTCCAAGGAAGGTTCCCTCGTACATCTCCAGGGACAGGCTCACGCCGCGCTCCGCCGCGTACTCACCAAGTTCCCGGAAACGGAAGGCGGCTTTTCCGCGGTTCTCCTCGGTGTCCTCATTCTCGGCACCCTCAGCCAGCCAGAACCAGGTCGCGTCCTTCTGCGCCTGGGTCAGCGGATCATGCAGTCCCAGACACACCATGGGCACCTCGAGGTCCGCCGCGGCATCGATGGTCCGCTTCGTGTAGGCCATATTCAGCCGGGCCTGCTCCTCGTCCGGAGTGATCACGCTCTTACGCGTGACGGCGATGTCGCTGAAGGCGAGGTCGTAGGAGCGGGCCGTCTCCAGGAGTTGTTTCCGCCCAAGCGCATCAAGATCACCCGGACGTACCCAGGAATCCGTGAGGTCAACGTGGTCAAAACCTGCGTGGCGGACCTCCCGGAAGGTCTGCTTCCAGGCTTGGGGACCGGCGGCAGTGCGGTCGCGGCCGTCCGCAGTGACACCGGTGAAATTCAGCAGGGCCGCACCGATCGGCCAGTTTTCGGGGTTGTAGCCCATGTTGCTCTCCTTGGGAGTCGCGTTGGCCAACACCCTATAGGATATTGGCAGGCTGTCCAGCCGGAAACGGCAGGCATGGGTAAGGGAGTGGCATGGAGAAGAACACCGCCGGCGGGACGTGGATCCAACGCAGCATCCTGACCGACCAGGTGCACAAGGAAATCCTCGCCCGCCTCATGGACGGAAACCTGGAATCCGGTGCTTCCATCAGCATTGACGGAACGGCGCGTGAGCTCGGCGTGTCACCCACGCCGGTGCGGGAGGCCCTGGCCCGGCTCGAGTCCACGGGCCTGGTGACCCGTGCCGCCCTGCGCGGCTACCGGGTTGCGCCGCGGCTTACGCAGCAGGAACTGATTGACCTGATGGAGGCCCGGTTGCTGCTCGAACCGCACAACGCGGAAGTGGCCTGTGCGCGTTCCGACACGGCTTTCCTGGCGGAATTGGAACAGGCTATCGAGGATCTGCGGCAGGCACCGAACGGGCCGCACTTCGCCGATTACCGTTCCTACTGGGAGGCCGACGAGCGCTTCCACCGCATCATTGTCGAGCAGACGGCGAACAAGTTCCTTGTCGGCGCCTACAACTCCCTCGGCGGACATGTGCACCGGTTCCGGCTGTTCGGCGGAACCGGCGTGGGCGATGCCGGCAGTGCCATCGAAGAGCACACCCGCATTCTGCACGCTTTGCGTGCCGGGGACGCGGACGCTGCGCGGACAGCCATGGCCGGGCATCTCTGCGGTGTCCGGGATCGCGCCGTCCGCGAAACCGGCGCCGCCGGTTAGGCCGGACGCAGTACGGCCCGACGGAGCACCCATTTGTCGTTCGAATGGTTGACAGCATCACAACTCGCGTGGATCCTATAGGAAACACGACATGCATCCGGTGTAGTTCCTATCCGCTCTTCCAGTCCCGCATCCAGATGGCGCCGTGTCCGCAGACGCAGCACGTGCACATCAGAGGAGATGGGGATCATGGCCCAGCGCGCAGTAGCAGTAGTCGGTTCGGGATACATGGGCGGGGGCATCGCCCAGGTCCTTGCCTTGGGGGGCGCGCGGGTAGCCCTGGCAGACGTTTCGCAGGAGGTCGCTGAAAAGAACCTCGAACGCCTGCTCGGTGAGGCCGAACAGTTCGTGGCGGACGGGTTGTTTCCGGCGGACGCGGTGCAGCGCCTGCAGGAGAACCTCTGGGCCGCACCGAGCATTGAAGACGCCGTCGCAGACGCCTCCTACATTGCGGAAGCGGTCCCGGAGGTCATCGATATCAAGCACGGCACCCTGCGCCGGATCAGTTCGGCGGCACGGCCCGACGCCGTGATCGGCTCCAACACCTCGACCATTCTGATCGCCACGCTTGCGGAGGCCGTCGACAACCCCGGTCGTTTCCTCGGAGTCCACTTCTCGAACCCTGCGCCGTTTATCCCCGGCGTCGAAGTCATCCCGCATGCGGGCACCACTCCGGAAACGGTTGCGGCCGCCAAGGAGATCGTCGAGCTTGCGGGCAAGCAGGCCGCGGTGGTCAAGGATGTCACCGGGTTTGTGCTCAACCGCCTGCAGTACGCGCTGTTCCACGAGGCCGCCCAGCTGGTCGAAGAGGGCATTGCGAGCGCAGACGACGTCGACACCCTCGTTCGTACTACCTTCGGGTTCCGCCTGCCGTTCTTCGGCCCGTTCGCCATCGCGGACATGGCCGGACTGGATGTCTACTCGTTCTGCTATGCCTCGCTGCAGACGTCATTTCCCGAACGGTTCGCCACCCCGAAGATCCTCCAGGACCTCGTGGCGGAAGGGAAGCTCGGCACCAAGTCCGGCGGCGGGTTCCTGCAGATCCCCGCGGAACGGGCGAACGAGCTTATTGCCTACCGCAACAAGGCCTACGTGGCCATGACCGGGCTGCTGAAGGAACTCGGCCCCAGCCCGGTCGATGAGGCTGCCGCGCAGGACGGCGCTGCTACGAACGCCGGTTAGATCCGCAGTACCAGGCCAGGCTCCGCCGAAGGGATAAGCACCGCGAGGCGCTGCCCCCACCGGCGGTCATTCGAAGCGACCGAGGTGGAACCATGACTTATCTTGTAAACGATCCCGCGGACTTCGCCACGGACGCCCTGCGCGGCTATGTGGCCGCCCATCCCCGGCACGTCACCATGGCCCACGGCGGCGTGGTGCGCTC is a genomic window containing:
- a CDS encoding ABC transporter substrate-binding protein, translated to MNVLPRLRERTANARILLGVLAASSLLMVTACGGSADDAGDAEYDTLDVNLSWIKNAEFAGEYFAEEKGYYADAGFSEVNLIAGGPGGTSTETMVLSGGALVGTSSPMGVAPVIAEQDAPLKIIGTTYQKNPFVIISLDSLPITTPEDLAGKRIGVQAGVNETLFDALLEVNGIDPGSVEKVPVQYDPQPLVNGDVDGFFGYLTNEVLTLEQAGHQTAVLPFADNGLPFIAESFVTTDEAIETRREELKAFLKATAQGWKDAVADPEESARLAVEVYGTDLNLDTAKEIRQAEEQNTKLVVSADTEANGLFTISDSLIEENLEILKLAGYDLTAEQVFDMSLLAEVYEENPELK
- a CDS encoding sugar phosphate isomerase/epimerase family protein encodes the protein MANATPKESNMGYNPENWPIGAALLNFTGVTADGRDRTAAGPQAWKQTFREVRHAGFDHVDLTDSWVRPGDLDALGRKQLLETARSYDLAFSDIAVTRKSVITPDEEQARLNMAYTKRTIDAAADLEVPMVCLGLHDPLTQAQKDATWFWLAEGAENEDTEENRGKAAFRFRELGEYAAERGVSLSLEMYEGTFLGTADSSVQLVTAVDLPNVGLCPDIGNIVRLHREVEDWRAMLAKMLPHTNYWQLKNYFRDYDPATGSYASSPAPLALGFINYREAIGMALDAGFDGPMCVEHYGGDGLTVSGMNRDYIRGILASKLPED
- a CDS encoding glycosyltransferase family 9 protein produces the protein MQAFPPGQQGFEQQHGMRRGVGPMGPRFPDVGKIAVLRGGGLGDLMFSLPAIEALSAAYPSASVTLLGTALHAALLTGRPGPVHRVEVLPAAPGIAAGPEDPQAVQEFLARMRLERFDLAVQVHGGGRNSNPFLLGLGARHTVGTRTPDAAALDRCIPYIYYQHEVFRALEVAGLAGAAPVSLEGQLPVLAEEAAAARALVMPDRSLVTLHPGATDPRRRWPASYFAEVAVRAAARDCQVVVVGDDADRGLAQQVVDLALADAGPAAPVRSLAGELGIGALAALLQASAVMVGNDSGPRHLAQAVGAATVGIYWFGNVVNAGAIGRARHRVHMSWVSACPVCKVDVTQVGWTAERCEHDDSFVAEVRPSDVWADVDELLV
- a CDS encoding GntR family transcriptional regulator, coding for MEKNTAGGTWIQRSILTDQVHKEILARLMDGNLESGASISIDGTARELGVSPTPVREALARLESTGLVTRAALRGYRVAPRLTQQELIDLMEARLLLEPHNAEVACARSDTAFLAELEQAIEDLRQAPNGPHFADYRSYWEADERFHRIIVEQTANKFLVGAYNSLGGHVHRFRLFGGTGVGDAGSAIEEHTRILHALRAGDADAARTAMAGHLCGVRDRAVRETGAAG
- a CDS encoding 3-hydroxyacyl-CoA dehydrogenase family protein, with product MAQRAVAVVGSGYMGGGIAQVLALGGARVALADVSQEVAEKNLERLLGEAEQFVADGLFPADAVQRLQENLWAAPSIEDAVADASYIAEAVPEVIDIKHGTLRRISSAARPDAVIGSNTSTILIATLAEAVDNPGRFLGVHFSNPAPFIPGVEVIPHAGTTPETVAAAKEIVELAGKQAAVVKDVTGFVLNRLQYALFHEAAQLVEEGIASADDVDTLVRTTFGFRLPFFGPFAIADMAGLDVYSFCYASLQTSFPERFATPKILQDLVAEGKLGTKSGGGFLQIPAERANELIAYRNKAYVAMTGLLKELGPSPVDEAAAQDGAATNAG